One Culicoidibacter larvae genomic window, GAATTAACATTTACTGTTATATTCTTAAACACCGAATTATCTTCAGCCGAATATACTTTTACAGTAGCTGTACCATCTAAATCGCCATAGATTTGTAATTCAGTGTCGCTTTGTGCTGAAGGCTGAGCAACATCAGCGTCCGACGTTTCATACATGAACATTTTATTAGTAGCGCCCTCAATTGTTACAGTAACAACCTGACTACCGCCACTTGTTAAGTTAACGGTATCAGGTGCTACATCAATTGTTACGGGCTTAACTGGGTGAATTACTAACTTTTGGTAATGTTACTACCAAGAAGTTCCCATCTTTAATTGATAATCCATGAGCAAATAACCGTGTCTTGTAAACTCGTTGGTCATCAAGGAATTTGAACTCATCAGAGTATTCAATTTTTTCAGCCATGCCAATTGCCATTTCATAATCCTTTCCAAATCCAAACACTGCTACACCAACTTCAACAGCGAATGATTCTACAATTTCTACTGCGATTGGTAAGTTCATAACCCAAACACCAAGAGCGTTTTGAATTGTGACTTGTCCAGCAAATTGGTCAGTGTATGTATCTGGATGCATTACTAGTAAAAGGCTGCCATTAGGACGTTTGTAGTTGCGCCCCTTATTTAATTTTCCTTTTAATTCATAGAATGATTGAGCAGTATAATCAGCCAAATCAATTTTATCTTTCAATGGTTGCTCTCCATTTACTGCATCTTTTTCTGTCGAACGCAAAATTCCGATTGGTTGGTCTTTTCCTGTACCATTCACAACTGCTTCTTCTAAAGCTACTGAAACTGCTTCGCTCAATACTGTGCGAACATAACGGTCTAACCATGTATTACCAAGTTCGAGCATAGCAAGAGGGATAGTCATAAATGCAGATAGTTTGTTTAACCCTGCATCAACACCTTCAAATCCAGCAGTTAACTCGGCAGTAATTTTATCGTTTAGTTTACCCCAAGTAGCTACACCGGTTACATTTGAGAATACCCAACGTGTTAGCCCTTTTGTGTATGTAATATTTAACTT contains:
- a CDS encoding phage major capsid protein — protein: MMNQDKLNEFKKQVFNDSLTEDEKQEAFASYITAVTENAAQNTLTEYINAQDKDVLIQRGAQVLTTEENEFYNKIKDEENYGTKEEFAFPATIVDRVFEDLLRDHPLLSKLNITYTKGLTRWVFSNVTGVATWGKLNDKITAELTAGFEGVDAGLNKLSAFMTIPLAMLELGNTWLDRYVRTVLSEAVSVALEEAVVNGTGKDQPIGILRSTEKDAVNGEQPLKDKIDLADYTAQSFYELKGKLNKGRNYKRPNGSLLLVMHPDTYTDQFAGQVTIQNALGVWVMNLPIAVEIVESFAVEVGVAVFGFGKDYEMAIGMAEKIEYSDEFKFLDDQRVYKTRLFAHGLSIKDGNFLVVTLPKVSNSPS
- a CDS encoding HeH/LEM domain-containing protein, producing MFMYETSDADVAQPSAQSDTELQIYGDLDGTATVKVYSAEDNSVFKNITVNVNSALRSFGLTSDQLKAILDEAGVKYPSNARKAELQALVDGLAVDE